Genomic segment of Panthera leo isolate Ple1 chromosome B2, P.leo_Ple1_pat1.1, whole genome shotgun sequence:
GGTGCGAAGtgatgggaggaggggatggcCTGGGACACCGGGATAAATTTGGGACAAGGCTCAGGCTCGACCTCAGCATGCGGTATATACAGAAACTCTGGAGACAGATGGCCTGGTTCAAACCTTGATTCTGCCATGTATTAGCTGTGCGACCTTGGCCAAGTGCCTTAACCTCTCTgcgtctcagtttcctcatctgtaaattgaagATGATGACTACATAGCAAGTCCCTTGTAAGACGGTTGCCAGGATCAAATGAgtgaatatttataaagcacttagaacagcgTGTGGCGCACAGTAAGGGCTCATAAGTGTTAGATTAACCAAAGAGGGAATGAATCCAGGATGACGCAGGTGGCAGTTATCATGGACGCCTTTCTCTCCCTGAGCATCCACATCTAATCATCACCGCTTTTACCTCCCAGAGGGTTCAATTTTCCTTGAACCCTACTTCCCCATCCTCATTCCTTCCTACAACCCTGATCCAGTGTTTCATTACTTCTCCCAAGGACTCCTAAAACAGTCTCGGCCTGCTCCCCCAGCCTCCGGCCTCTGCTTCCAGAATGAACAATCCAGCACATGGGCCTGACCTTGCTCAAAACCCTTCAATGGCTCCCACTGGCTCCTGACCGCCTCGGGATAGACCTCCAGCTCCTGAGAAGGCTCCCTCTGTGTGTCTGACCCCTGCTTACacctccagcctcctctcctgctcaGTTTTTCCCTCAGTAACCTGAACagcttctccttccccagccaaaACGTTGTATCTCACCTTCATGCCTTTGCTCGTGCTGTGCCTCGGTTCAGATGTCTTTCCCCGTCCACCTGACCAATGCCTCAGTTTTATCACTTAGCTTAGTGTCTCCTCTAAATGGCCCTCTTTGGTGCCTCTATAGTACCCATTGCATATGTGTCATTTAGCACACGGTGGCCCAATCACCAGTTTATGACAATGTGAACTTGGGCTTCTAGGTCCTTGCTCTCACCTCCAGGCTGGTACAGTGCCCAACACTGTGtgttgaatgagtggatgaatgaacgGACTTGCTTTCAGATGGTGACCATGTGGCCAATGTGGGTGGGTGCCGTGACTCTCAAATACCCACGGGGGTCTCTGGAAGACTGAGAAGACCTGAGACCCACAGGAACGACTCTACTGGCAGAACTCCACGCAGCCAGCCCGAACAGGAATCACAGCCGGGCTCAGTAGGGAGACCGCTTTTCAGCAGGGTCTGTCTCAGTCATCAACAGTTGACACATGCGTATCGAGCACCTGCTATGAGCCAGcactgtgccagacactggggtGACATACCCTGAAGGAGGTCGCAGTTTAGTCTGGAGCCCCGCACATCGTCCCAGACACCCAGATCCAGGTTCCCCGTACCttgccctttccctctccctaccCGCCCTTACTTACTCCCAGAGTCTGAAGATGCTCCGGGACCAGTGATTTGGGACAAAAACacccagggagggaaagggatTCACCCATAGTcacaaagtggggggggggggtcccagtcCAGTGtgaccacccctcctccccccccgccccgcaggcAGCTGCTCCTGAGAACCTTGTGTGGGCGAGGAGCCCCATCCCCCCCTCCTCTCAGGGTCGCCCAAGCTCTTGACACTTTACAGGCCGTCTGGCTCCCACAGCTGGCTGGGCCCCCAGAGGGTGGAACAGGAGTTGCCGCCAGGCCATCCATTTCTAGGAGAGGCCAAAGACAAAGTTTAATGGGATCCAGGCTTTCCTCCTCAATCCTTTGTTAATCCGTCTTCCCACCCACATTGGGCCTGTCCTCCTGGCTGGGGACCCAGAGAACTCAGAGGTCCCTTAACCTAAAATGCCCCCTCCCGCTGCCTCACCTGAAGTCCCGCCTGAAGGACGGGACGTTGGGATCTGACAGCTCCTTGAGACACCAAGGCTCTGAAACTAGGCCTCTCCGTAAGGGTCACACAGGGACACTTAATTTTCTTGGGGAAAGGGGTTGTCAGTTGACGAGAGTTGAGAGCACCTGGGAATAGCACTTGGGAGGGAAGCCTGGAGCTGGTAAAGCCATGGAGGCTGGGCGACCCCAAGGGGAGAGTGGGACCTGAGAGGGGAGTATCATATCTATGGTGGGAGGGTGAGGGGTTGGGAGGGGCTGGATCAACAGTGCAGCCCTTGAACATCTCACTGGACGTTCTGTGGTCTTCAGAGCAGGCAGACAGTCCTGGGAGGTAGGCAGGACACAGCCGCCACCTTTCACACAGGaggatattaatattaattaataacaaCAGTGTCACAAACAccatctcatttattcctcccaAAGCACCACGAGACTTCAGAAAGGTCAGGCACTCTGTctaaaatcacacagctggtaaatggtcCCAAGCTTAGCTCACTCCATGGCCTGGGGTggcaccctcccatcccccacccccacccccacagaagCCCGCCAGGAGCACAGACCTGTTCCTGATCTTGGCCAAGAGTCaccctggaggaggggagggtctcCGGCCCCCAGAGGCCCCCAGGACACCTTCAACCTTCTTCTCTGATCCCCAGAATTGTGGGTatcctcacctctctctcccgcaaccctctcccacctccaccgAGCCCAAGGCGTTCCTCACCTCCCTCTCCGACCTGCCCCGCAGAGGTGGGACGAGGAGCTGGCCGCCTTCGCCAAGGCCTACGCGCAGAAGTGCGTGTGGGGCCACAACAAGGAGCGCGGGCGGCGCGGGGAGAACCTGTTTGCCATCACGGACGAGGGCTTGGACGTGCCGCTGGCCATGGAGGAGTGGCACCACGAGCGCGAACACTACAACCTCAGCGCAGCCACCTGCGACCAGGGCCAGATGTGCGGCCACTACACGCAGGTGCGAAGCCGCGGGGCTGGTGGGCGGGGGCGGGCCACAAGAGCACTGGGCGGGGCTACATGACTAGTGGGCGGGGCTTACGAGcagcgggcggggcggggcggggcagaggcCACCTGTCCCTTCACCGCCTGGGAGTCCGCTTCTTAAACTGCCTAAACCATTTTCAGTTGACTCCAAAACCCACTAGTCGTTTGAAAATCTATGTGGCCCCTCCCGTCCTCCTCGGACTGAGGGGACCTAAGTTAAGTGTCGCAGAGCCAGTTTCGTGGACGGTAATTATTCTAGGCAATCCTGACCGACGTCTAAGCGGTCCTGTCCGACCTAAGTTAGGCAGGGCTGCTTGTGCCCGCGGTCTTCTGTCTCATTGTCCCTCTTCTGTCATTTCTCATAGCGTCTAAGTTGCTGCTTCTACTCTGCCAGGGACCGATAAAGCAAATAGACTATCGTGTTCTTCTGCTTTTGAAAACTATGTGTAAATGAGAGCAAATCGTCACTGAGCGAAGGTTCCAGGGAGACTCCGAGAGCATTTCCTGCTCCTCACAGTCACATTTTGCTTACGTCAGGGTTCTCACTGCACTTTGAAAGTTGGAGTTTGCAGATaagaggtgttgggtgggggtactgtaggggtgtgtgtatgggtgtgtagAGGAATTAACATTAGTGTTCTTGAGTTCTTATTTTCTCCAACCAATCCTCATTGTTCAAACAATAccatgacaatttttttttttttttaataaacatcttCCCACCCATATCCACGAATTCCACTTTCCAGGGCTTCTTTTGAGTGGTATTTTTAGTGCTACTCTTTAGGGAAGGGAATCCTAGTATCATCCACCCAGATGGAGAGGTTGTAAGTGCCCAGCAACCCCCCCTGgttcccttccctctgtcccctgcaATTTCTCACACTTCCCTTACCCCTAGCatgagcgcgcgcgcgcgcgcgcgacaGCGCACacgcgcgcgtgtgcgcgcggGATCTTCCTGCAAGGATTACCATCAGTGCCCAGCGGGAGTGGGGCTGCTCCACCTCCAGCCCCATGTTCTCCAGGGCTGAGTGCACATGAACTCTGGGGTCATTTCTGCTTGGGAGATGCTCCATACTGGTACCTTCAGCTGACTTAAGTAGAACAATCCCAATCCTGGGGTTGTGTGTAGGATAATAGCCAGAGCTAGATCTCAGAGCAAAAACTGGCCTCCATTTGAGCGACTCCCGAGCAGAGTGGGCCTAGAAACAAGGGGAGGCTGCTGGTCTCGGCCCATGGCAGTGCCCGAaagttttgaatttaaaaattttatacttaaGACAGAATTCCTTCTAGCAGGTAGGGGGCCCAGACTTAGAAACAGCAGAGCAGATCCCTGCCTACTTGTGATTTGGGGGAAGCTCTGCTTCCAAAATGGCTTCTTCTGTTTCTTGGATTTTGCTTGTTACTGATATCCAAGATTCTCCCATTTGagattcattcctttgcatgtaccCTGTTTAAAATGCACaggaaattgcaaaaaaaaaaaaaaaatgcacaagaaGAATTTATGAGGGTATATACAAAGGGAAAGTTTTCAGAGAGTCCTGTCCAAACAATGTGTGTGGTTGGCAGGGGGAACTAGATTGTTCAGGACAAATTCcacaccaccgccccccccctccccgcccagcaAAATCCCTGTTTAGAGTTTTGTCCTGAAGCTGCATGTCCTCAGACTTGGATCTCACAGGTTGTAGGGatcctcttctccccacccatAGAAGACTGGTGTAGAGACACTAGCTAGGGACAATCCCACCCAGACTAAACTGTTGAGTTTGCCCTCCTTCAGGTGGTCTGGGCCAAGACAGAGAGGATTGGCTGTGGCTCCCACTTCTGTGAGAAGCTCCAGGGTGTTGAGGAGACCAATATCCATTTGCTGGTTTGCAACTATGAGCCTCCGTGAGTGCCCAGGGAGTCCTGGGGGTAGGGGATGAGCAGGGCCAAGGGGAGGGTTGAGTTGGCAGTCTAAGAAAGTGGGAGGGGGCCAATCTGGGGCCCTTGGGGGAGCTGTGAGGGCACCGATGGGAGTCTGCTCTCATTGACCCAGCAAGTTAGTTGGGAGCAAGTAAGACCCAGGGGTACTACCGGCCTAGGTGTGTGTATGAGGGATAAGGACAGGGGTTTGTAGGGACCGCCCCCCGCGCCCAGCACAGTCCTCGCCTCCCGCAGGGGGAACGTGAAGGGAAAGAGGCCCTACCAGGAAGGGACTCCGTGCTCCCTGTGTCCCTCCGGCTACCGCTGCGAGAACTCCCTCTGTGGTGAgttgggggtggagtggggaggagaaagaaggggagggaagggatgcCTACAGGACGGTCCTAGAGCCTCCCGGGACTTCCAAGAGGTGCACGGTCAGGGGGAGGGGCCTGGCGGGATGCGACCTCCGGGGGCCCTTGGCGGGCCCACCCTATGCGGGTTCCCAAGCCCAATTCGCCTTCCTTGCTCAGCCACTTTGGTCCCCTGTCATTCAAAGTGACCGGTTTTCAACCCCCCAAGTGGAGGGTAGGGGAGAGTCCGGCGGCTCCCGAGCGCCGGGCGAGGTGGGCGTGACCAGAGGGAAATGTTCCCCCCATGTGGGCGGAGCCTGGCGGTGGGCGTGGACTTGAAGGGACCCGGCCTGCGTCGGGCACAGGCACCTAGCTGGAGAGTCCCCTGAAAAAGTGATTGTGTGAGCGCAGAGAGGAtttggaggaggaggatggagaagCCACTGTTACAACGTCATAATAAGACAACAAGGTTATAAAAAAGTATCAtttaggggcctgggtggctccgtcggttaagtgtccgacttcggctcaggtcatgatctctcagtttgtgaaatcgagccccgcctcgggctctgtgctgacagctcagagcctggagcctgcttctggtgctgtgtctccctctctctctacccctcccccgctcaagctctgtctctctgtctctgaaaaatgaataaaccttaaaaaaatttaaaaatattttttaaataagtatcatTTATTATGAATGAAGGACATAGTCGCTGGAGAGGATGTGTTTGTGTGTCATCGTCAGACATTTGGTCGCCTCATCTTGATTGCCGGGGGGCTCCGGACACGGGGTCCTGCCACAGCACTAATGCCAAAGCCTTGTTTCTTATCAGAACTCATCAGAGACCCGGAGGAGGCTCAGGATTTGCCTTACCTGGTAACTGAGGCCCCATCTTCCCTGGCAACGGAAGCTTCAAGTTCTAGGAAAAGCGGTATCCCTTCTTCCCTGGCAACGGAAAATCCGTCCTCCTTGGTAACAGAGGTCTCGGGCCCCCTGGCAACCAAGGCTCTTCCAGCTGTAGAAACCAAGGCCCCGTCTCCCTTAGCAACGGAAGATTCCCCCTCCATGGCAACAGAGGCTCCACCTTCCTTAACAACTGAGGTCCCTTCCTTTTTGGCAACTCACAGCCCCTTTGCCTTGGATGAGGGGCCAGCAACCTTCCCCAAATCGACCAATGATCCCATCTCCCAATTGGCAGACAAAGAGGCCAGCAGGACAAGAATGCCCCCCAAGGCCCCAGAGAGTTCTCTGCACCCCAAGATGTTCTTGACAGGGACACGGGAGCCACAACCCCACTCCCCGAAAGCAGGCAAGGCCGAGGCCAAGTTGTCTCCTTCCAGTGAggtcttggcctcagtttctccggTCCAGGACAAGACAGGTGGGCTGCCGGCCACATTGGACCACGTGGGGCACACCTCCTCCAAGTCCCTGTCTAACTCCCCCAATACCTCTGCCACCTCTAATGCCGTGGGTGGGCGAACCCTGGCCCTGCAGTCATCTTTGCCAGGTAAGACCTGTAGTGTTCGTCCCACTTCCCCGTCTTCCTCTAGAATGTCGGCGCCCTGCCCCCAGCATGGGTGTTATAGCCATAGCGGGGCATGCACCCTCTGAGTCAGAGCTTCCTCCCTGGCTGCTGGGCCCCCGCTTGCACgcctggcagggagggtgggaggtcGGGCAGAGCTGTCTCCAGGCTGaggccctctccctccccacaggcGCAGAGGGCCCTGAAAAGCCTAGCGTCAAGTCAGGGCTGAAGTCGGGCCCTGGTCACATCTGGGGCCCCCTTCTGGGGCTGCTGCTCCTGCCTCTGCTGGTGCTGGCTGGAATCTTCTGAAGGGGTCATCACTCAAAGGCAAGGCCTGGTGGGGGGACCCTGGCCTCGTGCCCGCTCCAGATGGTCTTTCTCCAAGCAAGAGGCCACAGTTTCCTGGGAAGGTCCTGCTCTGTGGCCCAGTagccgccccccggccccccagcctTGACCCCAACTTCTGGCCAGACGCCAAGCCAGTAACCTTGTGCTCTCGGGAGGCCTAAGGCCaactcctggctctgccccaggAGTGCCTCTGCCTCTGTGGGGGTCTCCCCTTAGCTAGCTGCAGACCGTGCTGGGCAGTGTTCCTGCGGCCACTTGTGCCCATTCTCCCGTTGTCCTGTGGTCACGTTTCTGCTCTTCCAGGGACAGAAGATATCGGTGCTTCCCAGAGACCCCTTGACCCCTCCTAGTCCCCTGGCTTCTTCTTTAAGCCATCTGAGTCTGAGACTGTTTCCAGGAAGACCTTCTGCCTTCCCAGGGTGAAGAGATCAGCTGTCCTCctgccatctcccccaccctgtcccccgcccccaaacaAGATGCTTCTTGGCTGAAGGCCTTCTGGAAGGGAAAGGCTGCAGGGCACGCCTCATCCACAGATGCCTTTGGGGTGCGAGGCCTGGTTGGCTATGAGTTCAGGTTGCCACCTATGATTGCACCCTCTGCCTggacccctcctgcccctcccacctcaatCCTGGGTCTGGGTGGGGGTTCAAGAGAGATCCCTGCCCACCGGCCCTGCCAGAACTGTCTGCCTCTGCAGGTAGGGGGTTTTTCCTGAGTGCCCCCTCCCCCTACTTGCTGGTGTAGCCCCGGAGGGGGGTTTGTGAGGGGCAGATGAAGGACAAGCCCCACCTGAATGGGGTtctatggggggggggcaggcagggaccagggaagggaagcagccCCTGACTCCTGAATAAAAGCCTGTGTAAGAATACCGAGTGTCTGTGCTTGTGAGGGGTGGAGGGCAAAAGGAGGGCTCTCTGAGAGGCCCTGAGGAGGTTCCCCTCCCAACCACTGGCAACGGTTCCTTCTCCCACACCTCCTGTCCCCACACACGCCATCCAGTCCTTCGGGgcgtctttcttttccttcctaaaaaCCGTCCCCCTCCACAACTCACATCTTCAGGCAGCCCGCGGGAAGGAGAAAGGGCCAAGGGGCTGGATCCCCCAGCTCCAGGGGTCACCAGTGGAGGCTAGTTGGGTTTTAGACCCAGAAGCAAGGAGTGGCATACAACCTCTTTGCAGGGTGCTGCCGCCCAGGCCCGTCTGGCACACAAGATCGGAAGGCTTTGCCAGCCCTCGGTGCCTGGAGGAATCCCGAGAAAGGGTTCTGGAGTCTCAGCCACATTCCCCCAGGGGACAACGGCAGGACTGTGCAGAGCGCTGTCCGGCAGGAAAGCGCAaatgtggggggggtgggggggtgcggctAGCAGCAGGTGACAGGGCAGCTTGGGATCAagcaggggctggtggggagggggagagcgcCTGTCTGGAGTGTGAGCAGTTAAAACAGGAAGCATACAAGTCAGGCTGTGTGGTgactgtaaatatatattatatagtcgtatttatgtgtatgtgtacatgtatatatgataCAATATATTGAGATATCTTAAAGATATAAATTAAGACATAActcatatggggcgcctgggtgactccgtcagttgagcgagcgtcttgactcttgatttcggctcaggtcatgatcccagggtcaggggatcaaGTCTCgaatcaggctccgtgctgagtgtggagcctgcttgggattttctctcccccgtCCCTCTCCGTCGCGTGTGTTctaaaataactatatataactcatataaaattcacccatttaaagtgacCGCTCAGTGGTTTTTACTCACAGGGTGGTGCAACCATCAGAACATTTTAGAACgttctcatcaccccaaaaagaagccCCACACCCCAGGTCCTAAGCCACCACTAATCCACTGTCTCTGGATTGGTCTGTTCTGACATTTGGTGTAACTGGAATCACACACAGGTGGcctttttttggtctggcttctttcacgtaacacattttcaagatttatccatgtggTGGCATGAAGCagttacttcattcctttttatcaccCAGTGATATCCCCTAGAACAGAACaccttttatttatccatttgtcagttgatggacatttgggttgtttccagtttggggctattttgATGTTGCTATCAACATGCGTGtagaagtttttgtgtggatgtatgttctcatttctcttgggtatctATCTAGGAGCAGTATCGTATGGTAGGTAACTGTGGGTCACGTGGTCACTCTAACTTTTTTTAGGAACTGCCGGATAGCTTTCCCAAGCGGCCACGCCATTTCACATTTGCATCAGCAAcaagggtttccatttctccacgtctttgccaacacttatctttttaaaattatagcaatcctagtgagtgtgaagcagtatcttattgtggttttgattttcatttctctgatggctaatAATGCCAAGCATCTTTCCaggtgcttattggccatttagcTCTGGAGAGAGgtctattcaagtctttattattgagttgtagaaattctttttttta
This window contains:
- the PI16 gene encoding peptidase inhibitor 16 isoform X2, with protein sequence MHSSGSLLLLLLLLAATTGPAGALSDDEKRVMVELHNLYRARASPPAADMLQMRWDEELAAFAKAYAQKCVWGHNKERGRRGENLFAITDEGLDVPLAMEEWHHEREHYNLSAATCDQGQMCGHYTQVVWAKTERIGCGSHFCEKLQGVEETNIHLLVCNYEPPGNVKGKRPYQEGTPCSLCPSGYRCENSLCELIRDPEEAQDLPYLVTEAPSSLATEASSSRKSGIPSSLATENPSSLVTEVSGPLATKALPAVETKAPSPLATEDSPSMATEAPPSLTTEVPSFLATHSPFALDEGPATFPKSTNDPISQLADKEASRTRMPPKAPESSLHPKMFLTGTREPQPHSPKAGKAEAKLSPSSEVLASVSPVQDKTGAEGPEKPSVKSGLKSGPGHIWGPLLGLLLLPLLVLAGIF
- the PI16 gene encoding peptidase inhibitor 16 isoform X1 → MHSSGSLLLLLLLLAATTGPAGALSDDEKRVMVELHNLYRARASPPAADMLQMRWDEELAAFAKAYAQKCVWGHNKERGRRGENLFAITDEGLDVPLAMEEWHHEREHYNLSAATCDQGQMCGHYTQVVWAKTERIGCGSHFCEKLQGVEETNIHLLVCNYEPPGNVKGKRPYQEGTPCSLCPSGYRCENSLCELIRDPEEAQDLPYLVTEAPSSLATEASSSRKSGIPSSLATENPSSLVTEVSGPLATKALPAVETKAPSPLATEDSPSMATEAPPSLTTEVPSFLATHSPFALDEGPATFPKSTNDPISQLADKEASRTRMPPKAPESSLHPKMFLTGTREPQPHSPKAGKAEAKLSPSSEVLASVSPVQDKTGGLPATLDHVGHTSSKSLSNSPNTSATSNAVGGRTLALQSSLPGAEGPEKPSVKSGLKSGPGHIWGPLLGLLLLPLLVLAGIF